Within the Glycine max cultivar Williams 82 chromosome 12, Glycine_max_v4.0, whole genome shotgun sequence genome, the region AATCTCAACCCTCAAAACGCTTCGCCTCGCTTACAACACCTTCGACCCCGGTCCCATTCCCAACGATCTCGGAAATCTCAAAAATCTCGAGGAGCTCTGGCTCGCAGGTTGCAACCTTGTGGGCCCCATCCCACCCTCTTTAGGAAAGTTAAGTAATCTTTTGAACCTTGACTTGTCGCAGAACAACCTCGTCGGATACATACCCGAACAACTCGTGTCGGGTTTGCGCAACATTGTACAAATCGAACTCTACGAGAACGCTCTCTCCGGCGCGTTGCCACGCGCCGCGTTTGCCAACCTCACCAACTTGGAACGATTCGATGCCTCCACGAACGAGTTGACTGGGACGATTCCGGAAGAGTTGTGTGGGTTGAAGAAACTCGAGTCGTTGATTTTGTACGCTAATAAATTCGAGGGTTCTCTGCCGGAGACTATAGTGAAATCGCAGAACTTGTACGAGTTGAAGCTGTTCAACAACTCGCTCACTGGGTCGCTGCCTAGTGGGTTGGGTAATAACTCTAAGTTGCAATTTTTCGACGTTTCGTTTAACCGATTCTCCGGCGAGATTCCGGCGAGGTTGTGCGGCGGCGGAGCGTTGGAGGAGCTGATTCTGATATACAATTCGTTTTCCGGGAGGATCTCTGAGAGTCTTGGGGAATGCAAGAGTTTGAGGAGGGTTAGGCTTAGGAACAATAACTTTTCCGGTGTTGTGCCTGAGGGGTTATGGGGTTTGCCCCATTTGTATTTGCTTGAATTTGTTGAGAATTCTCTTTCTGGGTCGATTTCTAATTCGATTTCCGGGGCTTGGAACTTGTCAATATTGTTAATTTCGGGGAATAAATTTTCTGGGTCGATTCCTGAGGGGGTTGGGGAATTGGGTAATCTTGAGGCTTTTGTTGCTGATCATAATAGTCTTACTGGTCGGATTCCAAAAAGTGTGGTTAGGTTGAGCCAGTTGGATAGGCTTGTTCTCAGAGACAATCAGCTTTTTGGAGAAATTCCCGTTGGAGTTGGGGGTTGGAGGAAGCTCAATGAGCTTGATTTGGCGAATAATAATAGGTTAAATGGGAGTATTCCTAAGGAGTTAGGGGACTTACCTGTGCTTAATTATCTTGATCTTTCAGGGAATCGGTTCTCTGGTGAGATTCCAATTAAGCTGCAGAATTTGAAGCTTAATTTGTTGAATTTGTCGAACAATCAGCTTTCTGGGGTGATTCCTCCTCTTTATGATAATGAGAATTATAGAAAGAGTTTTCTTGGGAATCCGGGTTTGTGCAAGCCTCTCTCTGGATTGTGTCCAAACTTGGGTGGTGAGAGTGAGGGTAAGAGCAGGAAGTATGCCTGGATTTTCCGGTTCATGTTTGTGCTTGCTGGGATTGTGTTAATTGTTGGGATGGCTTGGTTTTACTTCAAATTCCGGGACTTCAAGAAGATGGAAAAGGGGTTTCACTTCTCAAAGTGGAGGTCGTTTCATAAACTTGGGTTTAGTGAGTTTGAGATTGTTAAATTGCTGAGTGAGGACAATGTTATAGGGAGTGGAGCATCTGGGAAGGTTTACAAAGTTGCGCTGAGTAGCGAGGTGGTGGCAGTGAAGAAATTGTGGGGAGCAACTAAGAAGGGAAATGGATCTGTTGATTCTGAGAAGGATGGCTTTGAAGTTGAGGTTGAAACATTGGGAAAGATTCGGCACAAGAATATTGTGAAATTATGGTGTTGCTGCAACAGTAAGGATAGCAAGCTCTTGGTTTATGAGTACATGCCAAAGGGGAGTCTTGCTGATTTGTTGCACAGTAGCAAGAAAAGCTTGATGGATTGGCCCACTAGATATAAAATTGCTATTGATGCTGCTGAGGGGCTCTCATATTTGCATCATGATTGTGTCCCCTCTATTGTTCATAGGGATGTCAAATCTAGCAATATCTTGCTAGATGATGAATTTGGAGCAAAAGTTGCCGATTTCGGAGTTGCAAAAATTTTCAAGGGAGCCAACCAAGGGGCAGAGTCCATGTCTATTATTGCGGGTTCTTATGGTTACATTGCACCAGGTACAACCTTGAACTTGAATCATCAAACTTACTTTTGAATTTTACTTTGAAAACTAATAAATTCATCCAATATTAAACCTCATATGGCAGGGAAAgtagtgcatgtttggtttgCAGTTGGAAATGCTGCAATGTGCATTCCAATGCAAATCCAacgaataaaaacaaaatgaatgtAAAAGCAGAAGTCCTGATCTGTTAACAAAATTACTTTTGTCTCAAACTTGCTCCTAATCAGCTTGTAGATTGTTTGTGTTCATTAATGTTATgtgcataattaattaatctgcATCCTGCATAGATTTAATTGGATTTTCTGGTACAATGTGGATGCAGAATATGCTTATACTCTTCGGGTGAATGAAAAAAGTGACATTTATAGCTTTGGTGTGGTCATTTTGGAGTTGGTAACTGGGAAGCCCCCTCTTGATGCAGAGTATGGGGAAAAGGATCTAGTAAAATGGGTTCACTCCACATTGGATCAGAAAGGACAGGATGAGGTGATTGATCCCACTTTGGATATTCAATATAGGGAAGAAATCTGCAAGGTACTAAGCGTGGGGCTTCATTGCACTAACTCACTTCCTATAACCCGCCCTTCAATGCGTAGTGTGGTGAAAATGCTGAAGGAAGTAACTGAACTTCCAAAGTCCTTTAGTGGAAAACTCTCTTCTCCTTATTTTCAGGAAGAGACCTCGGATATTGATCACCAGGGAAGCTTAGTTTGAGCTAGATGCTGAAATCATAATAGCCAGCTTCAATTTTTACTTCAGCTTTGGTACTTAAAAGTAACTAGTATTTGCTTAGGCAATAGTACTTGAAACAGAAATTGTAAGAAATGGCAAGAAACTTTCCAATTTCAATCGTGTTTTAGACTCTTAGTTCCGCCAAAAAAGGTATAATGAAATTCACAATAGAATATATTATGTTCTACTTTGCATTAAACTCTAGAAATTTTAATATGCCAATCTTTATCCAGAATTGCCATCCATATCTAGTTGGTTTGTCTATTTATTTCTGATGTGCTACTCATTTAATATAGTAATATCACTTGGCAATAGGAATGGCCAAAATATCCAAGTCAAATGCCTATGGCATTGAGTCAAcagttgatattattattttggcaaaattttaaatagattTGTGACTTGAGTCTGAAGGTGTTAGTATCACACAAGCACGGCGAAGGAAAAAACGCTAGACTCCTGAcctaaataaaattgcaatgaTGTTTTAAgactaatattattaaataaagataaaattaattaaatttatttatatttataatgaaacatttttctcaaaacatcattcatttaattgtaattttatttttaaaaatattttatttatgattttaagttccaatgaaagatattttaaaaataattttatttttactcgaaattaataaagttaaatgattttaagtaactattttttaatttgtgtaaaagtaattatttttgtttatatacttATAGGGAGCAGAAGAGTTATGTAAAATAATCTTAAAccgatatttaattataaattatcattttaatttctttacgataattattttaaaaataaaaaaattatcatatataataagttataattaaatgattttataaaacattttactctacgataaaaaaaatttcacttaTTAAAAATTGCGCATGAatcatgattataaaaaaatgattatgatgTTGTCACAAGTTTTTGTAGatgaaatcatttaaaattgGACCAACCTTTTATTAACGTCATCTACCCAAGTGGAGATTACTTCCAATCAAATCCCAATTTTAATATGCTAAAGCGGAAGATATTGCGTAGTTTTAGTACATCGTTTCTCCATTTGTACTcgattaattttgaaaatgcaTTCAGTCAAAACCATTTTTTTGGGGGGTATAACAAGGGTAACCAAAGAGGATAACTTACCCTCATAATAGTTAACATTGGCAATTACTTTGGGCACCAGTCAAATTGCTAGTACAcctaatgaaaattaattattataaaatttattatgtaaatttacatgtatattaaatatatattcaaaattttagtgttatatataacaacattaatcattttatatcataatttgtTTATTGGTTTATTTAATTAGAACGTCATACTAATAACGCCAAAGTCACAAATTCAATTCTTACATTGGCAATCCATATCAGCTTCACAGAAGGGTAATATTGGAATTTTCTATCTTATACTGAATATATCAACAATTTGACTGGTGTGCAGAGCAATTACTGTTAACATTGGGTATGATATTTTCAAATTacaatgggtttttttttttgtcgtcCGGCTTTTACTTATTGAAAAGACTCAATACTTTTGTGCAAATAAATCTTGGGTCTAACTTCCGGTTTCAATTAATGGGCCATTACTATTGAGATTGCATCCATTGCAGTCCAAAGTAGTAAAAGATGACAACTTTTCATCATTCAATGTTGAAACATGTTTTAAAATCTGTTTAataatacaaagaaaaaaagaagtgaaaaataaaatagatgaaaataaatatgaaatactCACTTTATAGTTTATAACAGTAAATTTGATAGTATAAATCGGAATTTGTCACATTCGCTCAGTAAGTCAAATCCATTGAAtgaagattaaatattttttatgaaagatCTTGTTTGAGTCAATAAAATCATTATACAGAATAAAATTACTCTAAATATTTAACACTCAAATTTTATCACGATAAATCTAActtaaaaatacatattcaatatataaataatttgatcTTCATCCAATAATGGTCATTCATAAATAGACAAATGCATATGTAAGGAatccaaaatatatttgtaGAGATCACGATATtcaattatcatttatttctttctattttgttataaaatatgttattctACCTTTTctacattttataataaatacttcattttcttttttatagtcTTCATTATAGAAATAATGtcattctttccctttttttatataatatatatattcaagtgcagttattttctttttttagtaaacCCAAATATctgactaaaaataagaac harbors:
- the LOC100778128 gene encoding receptor-like protein kinase HSL1; this encodes MVQQLLLFLILFPFLSLPPTLSLNQDGLFLLEAKLQLSDPRNALSNWNHRDATPCNWTAVTCDAGGGVATLDLSDLQLSGPVPAAALCRLPSLSSLNLSNNDINATLPAAAFTPCAALRHLDLSQNLLSGAIPATLPDSLITLDLSSNNFSGKIPASFGQLRRLQSLSLVSNLLTGTIPSSLSKISTLKTLRLAYNTFDPGPIPNDLGNLKNLEELWLAGCNLVGPIPPSLGKLSNLLNLDLSQNNLVGYIPEQLVSGLRNIVQIELYENALSGALPRAAFANLTNLERFDASTNELTGTIPEELCGLKKLESLILYANKFEGSLPETIVKSQNLYELKLFNNSLTGSLPSGLGNNSKLQFFDVSFNRFSGEIPARLCGGGALEELILIYNSFSGRISESLGECKSLRRVRLRNNNFSGVVPEGLWGLPHLYLLEFVENSLSGSISNSISGAWNLSILLISGNKFSGSIPEGVGELGNLEAFVADHNSLTGRIPKSVVRLSQLDRLVLRDNQLFGEIPVGVGGWRKLNELDLANNNRLNGSIPKELGDLPVLNYLDLSGNRFSGEIPIKLQNLKLNLLNLSNNQLSGVIPPLYDNENYRKSFLGNPGLCKPLSGLCPNLGGESEGKSRKYAWIFRFMFVLAGIVLIVGMAWFYFKFRDFKKMEKGFHFSKWRSFHKLGFSEFEIVKLLSEDNVIGSGASGKVYKVALSSEVVAVKKLWGATKKGNGSVDSEKDGFEVEVETLGKIRHKNIVKLWCCCNSKDSKLLVYEYMPKGSLADLLHSSKKSLMDWPTRYKIAIDAAEGLSYLHHDCVPSIVHRDVKSSNILLDDEFGAKVADFGVAKIFKGANQGAESMSIIAGSYGYIAPEYAYTLRVNEKSDIYSFGVVILELVTGKPPLDAEYGEKDLVKWVHSTLDQKGQDEVIDPTLDIQYREEICKVLSVGLHCTNSLPITRPSMRSVVKMLKEVTELPKSFSGKLSSPYFQEETSDIDHQGSLV